Sequence from the Sphingobacteriaceae bacterium GW460-11-11-14-LB5 genome:
TTGATTCAGTTGCTTCTAATGTAACTGGTTTCGAAAAAATTGGTTTTGATTTCAACTCTTCAGTTTTAAAAACTGAGTCTTACCCTACTTTAGATAAATTATCTTCAGTGTTACGTGAAAACGGTGGTAAAGTAACTGTAAACGGTTACGCTTCAAGCGAAGGTACTGCTGCATATAACTTGAAATTATCTAAAGACAGAGCTAACTCTGTTAAAACTTACTTAGTAAACTCTGGCGTTAACGCTAGTCAAGTTGCTACTAAAGGTAATGGTGAAGCTAATCCAATTGCTTCTAACGATACTGAAGAAGGTCGTATCCAAAACCGTCGTGTTGAAACTGCTAGAAACTAGTATTTCAATATAAGATTTAGAAAAGTCCCGATGAAAATCGGGACTTTTTTTATGCCTTTTAATTTTCTGTGTTAAGCTTTTTAGCTAAGTTTGCATGATGTACTTCTTTAGAAAAAAGGATCCTAAAAGGCCAAATAATATCAATCTGAGAATCATGCATTTTATTAATGCATTGGCTATCTTAATTTTTCTTGCAGGTATCATCTATAAGCTTATTCAGTGGCTTGCCAAATAACCCAAATTGTATGAAACAAATTATTAAAACAACGAATGCTCCAGCTCCAATTGGACCATATAGCCAGGCTGTACAAGCTGGAAACTTTTTATTCGTATCAGGCCAGGTGGCCATTAATCCCGAAAGTGGAGAACTAAACATTGGTAATATTGAAGAAGAAACACATCAGGTCATGCGTAACCTTAAAGCCGTTTTGCTTGAGGCGGGCCTAACTTTCGATAACGTAGTAAAGTCTACCATCTTCTTAAGCGATATGGGTACCTTTGCGCAGGTAAACGAAGTTTACGGACAATACTTTACAGCTGATTTTCCAGCCCGCGAAACGGTTCAGGTTTCGGTATTGCCTAAAAATGTTAATGTAGAAATCTCTGTAATTGCCATTGTAGGCTAATTTTGACGGAAAGCAAAAGCAAATATTTTATAGCGGGCATTGTTCCTTACATAATCTGGGGAACAATGTCTGTGCCTTTGCGTAACATAAAAGGTTTTCCGCCACACGAAATTTTATACTACAGGATATTTATTTCCATTATCGTGGTTTGGGCTACCATTCTTTTATTCAGAAGGAAAGCCTTACAAAATGATTTGAATTTATTAAAATCATTAAACACCCGCCAGAAAACCAGACTATTGCTGCTTACCATCGTGTCATCATTTCTGATAACCGGAAACTGGTTCACCTACATTTATGCGGTAAATAGTGTGAGTTTAAAGGCCGCAGCCTTTGCCTATATGGTGTGCCCGCTATTAACTGCGCTCTGTGGATTTATCATTCTAAAAGAACAATTAACCAAGGCTAAAATTATTGCCCTGATTATTGCATTTATAAGCATCATCCTATTGGCAACAGGCTCTTTACACGAAGTCATGTGGGCCATTATCATCGCCTCTTTTTATGCGCTATATGTTATTGTGCTAAAAGTGATTAAAGATGTAGATAAGTTTAACTTTTTAGGCGTTCAGTTAATTTTATCAGGGTTAATGATGCTGCCTTTGTATTTTTTAAACGCTGCACCTTTTCCTACTGAAACCTTCTTTTGGGCACATATATTTTTGATTGCCATTGTGTTTACCATTATTCCGCTCTTCTTAAATTCCTATGCCCTGTTGGGCATGCCTTCGTCTGCCCTGGGTATTTTAATCTATCTCAATCCTATAGTTGCTTTTACAGTAGCATTTTTTTACTTTAAGGAAAAAATAGATCTGCACCAACTTTTCGCCTATTTGCTTTTGCTGTTATCGATCGTTATTTTTAATGCGGCTTTGCTAAAGAGTGTTGTTTACAAGAAACAGTAAAATATTTTGTTTAATTCGGTATTAGATACACCTGTTGAGTTTTTGAAAGGCGTTGGGCCAAGTCGTGCCGATGTTTTAAAAAAGG
This genomic interval carries:
- a CDS encoding permease produces the protein MSVPLRNIKGFPPHEILYYRIFISIIVVWATILLFRRKALQNDLNLLKSLNTRQKTRLLLLTIVSSFLITGNWFTYIYAVNSVSLKAAAFAYMVCPLLTALCGFIILKEQLTKAKIIALIIAFISIILLATGSLHEVMWAIIIASFYALYVIVLKVIKDVDKFNFLGVQLILSGLMMLPLYFLNAAPFPTETFFWAHIFLIAIVFTIIPLFLNSYALLGMPSSALGILIYLNPIVAFTVAFFYFKEKIDLHQLFAYLLLLLSIVIFNAALLKSVVYKKQ
- a CDS encoding reactive intermediate/imine deaminase is translated as MKQIIKTTNAPAPIGPYSQAVQAGNFLFVSGQVAINPESGELNIGNIEEETHQVMRNLKAVLLEAGLTFDNVVKSTIFLSDMGTFAQVNEVYGQYFTADFPARETVQVSVLPKNVNVEISVIAIVG